One window of Elusimicrobiota bacterium genomic DNA carries:
- a CDS encoding AAA family ATPase codes for MNATFERPLLQAVTGLLAQPRKSIHALIGPRWVGKSTLIVQALKAAKAASDYASVDGYDRDAAWIAREWEIGRNRAKAAGRAGAVLVLDEVQKVPGWPETIKRLWDEDSAAGTALRFVMLSSEPALALQGLNASLAGRFEVLGVPPWSYAEMKAAFGWGLEQFLYFGAYPAGAQFIAKEEHWRGYMLDLAETTLSRDIHMEKPALLRQLFRLGCDNSARVLSYRKMLDQLQHAGNPVTLAGYLQSLSNAGLLAGLQKYPGGGSGQRGSSPKLLALNNALITSGGKHSFAAAQADKGFWGRLVESAVGAQLVNGLAGTGCEVFYWRELGRDVDFVIKGEGGLTAVEVSSSRGDGSLSGLERFSEEFHPQRKLIVGEQGIPLEEFLCASPEKWLRS; via the coding sequence ATGAACGCGACTTTTGAGCGCCCGCTGCTCCAAGCCGTGACCGGCCTGCTGGCGCAGCCTCGCAAGTCCATCCATGCCTTGATCGGGCCGCGCTGGGTCGGCAAGTCCACCCTCATAGTCCAGGCCCTCAAAGCCGCCAAAGCGGCCTCTGATTACGCGAGTGTGGACGGGTATGACCGTGACGCGGCGTGGATCGCAAGAGAATGGGAAATCGGCCGCAACCGGGCCAAAGCCGCCGGCCGGGCCGGGGCCGTTCTGGTGCTGGATGAGGTGCAGAAGGTTCCGGGCTGGCCGGAGACCATCAAGCGTCTTTGGGATGAGGATTCGGCCGCGGGCACGGCTCTGAGGTTCGTCATGCTAAGCTCTGAGCCGGCTTTGGCGCTGCAGGGACTCAACGCAAGCCTGGCCGGCCGTTTTGAAGTTTTGGGAGTCCCCCCCTGGTCCTATGCCGAGATGAAGGCAGCCTTCGGCTGGGGGCTTGAGCAATTCCTCTATTTCGGGGCCTATCCCGCGGGCGCGCAGTTCATCGCGAAGGAGGAGCATTGGCGGGGCTACATGCTGGATCTGGCGGAGACGACCTTATCCAGGGATATCCACATGGAAAAGCCGGCTCTGCTGCGCCAGCTCTTCCGGCTGGGCTGCGACAACTCGGCCCGGGTCCTCTCCTACCGGAAGATGCTGGACCAGCTTCAGCACGCCGGCAACCCGGTGACGCTGGCGGGTTATCTGCAATCGCTCTCCAACGCGGGCCTGCTGGCGGGCCTGCAAAAGTACCCGGGTGGCGGCTCCGGGCAGAGGGGCTCCAGTCCGAAACTGCTCGCGCTCAACAACGCCCTGATCACGAGCGGCGGCAAGCATTCCTTTGCAGCCGCGCAAGCGGACAAGGGATTCTGGGGCCGGCTCGTAGAATCCGCGGTCGGGGCGCAGCTGGTCAACGGGCTCGCGGGGACCGGCTGCGAGGTCTTCTACTGGCGCGAGCTGGGCCGTGATGTGGACTTCGTCATCAAGGGGGAAGGCGGGCTCACGGCCGTGGAGGTTTCCAGCTCCAGGGGCGATGGCTCTTTGTCCGGGCTGGAGCGATTCAGCGAGGAGTTCCACCCGCAGAGGAAGCTGATCGTAGGTGAGCAAGGCATCCCCCTTGAGGAGTTTTTGTGCGCTTCCCCTGAGAAGTGGCTGAGGTCTTAG
- a CDS encoding HEAT repeat domain-containing protein, protein MIRLIRELLLLLVVLGPTGFVVSGSTKEHRAGQIGDPTVSDLIRVLKDERPSTRVVAAAVALGKVKPTTPDIVKALTDLLESPDHHFRLRHYALQSLNEIGLPAASASGKIMRCLSDSDWGIRWYAAAALAKMGPAGRKAIPRLIESINDQTQDSRCAAIDALGDLRAEKAIPALMTQMHRETWCRGSIALALGKIGSPSRPAVSDLIAMLDDKTVRQWAIDALGGIGAAAATAIPRLTRFLQEPETRICQGSSSIIGHEPTFTCAYYAAIALGQIGPAAASAVPSLFEVAEKSNGDSLVMPFPENQKGDPFYSPATRRLHLNIATNAVMEALRGIGTPEALAAVRRFETSKESSGALNSK, encoded by the coding sequence ATGATAAGATTGATTCGGGAACTCCTGTTGCTTCTCGTGGTTCTTGGCCCCACAGGATTCGTCGTCTCTGGGAGCACAAAAGAGCATCGCGCCGGCCAAATTGGCGACCCTACTGTTTCTGATCTGATCCGTGTCCTAAAAGATGAGAGGCCCAGTACCCGCGTCGTAGCAGCAGCAGTAGCATTAGGAAAAGTCAAACCTACGACGCCAGATATAGTCAAGGCCCTCACCGACCTTCTCGAATCTCCAGACCACCACTTCCGCCTGAGACACTACGCCCTCCAATCATTAAATGAAATCGGTTTGCCGGCCGCTTCGGCTTCGGGCAAGATAATGAGGTGCTTGTCAGATTCAGACTGGGGGATAAGATGGTATGCTGCTGCAGCCCTCGCGAAAATGGGTCCAGCGGGACGCAAAGCTATCCCAAGACTCATTGAATCCATTAATGATCAAACTCAGGATTCGCGTTGCGCCGCGATTGACGCTCTTGGAGACCTGCGAGCAGAGAAGGCAATCCCTGCGCTCATGACACAGATGCACCGTGAGACCTGGTGCCGAGGGAGCATTGCGCTTGCGTTGGGGAAGATTGGGTCGCCATCAAGGCCAGCAGTCTCCGATTTGATTGCGATGCTCGATGACAAGACCGTCCGTCAATGGGCCATCGATGCTCTGGGAGGCATCGGCGCCGCAGCTGCGACAGCCATTCCTCGGCTGACCCGTTTCCTGCAAGAACCGGAGACCCGAATCTGTCAAGGTTCGAGTTCGATTATTGGTCATGAGCCGACCTTCACTTGTGCCTACTATGCTGCCATCGCCCTGGGGCAGATTGGCCCAGCGGCAGCTTCAGCGGTTCCCTCTTTATTTGAAGTCGCAGAAAAGTCGAATGGAGATAGCTTAGTCATGCCGTTTCCCGAAAACCAAAAGGGCGATCCTTTTTATAGTCCTGCCACGAGACGGCTCCACCTGAACATAGCAACAAACGCTGTGATGGAAGCTCTCAGGGGAATCGGCACACCAGAGGCATTGGCAGCCGTCCGAAGATTTGAAACGTCAAAGGAATCATCCGGCGCATTGAACAGCAAATGA
- a CDS encoding AAA family ATPase, protein MDQMNNPFSPGAGSPPPELAGRDDILAKSKVLLGRVRQGRSEKSLLLVGLRGVGKTVLLNEIERITRATGYRAITLEAHEDKSLATLLAPHLRRVLFEFDRMEGLSNKVKRGLGVLKSFISGIKVKVAELEFGLDIEPERGAADSGDLETDLPSLFMAVAEAAQDRGTALALLIDEIQYLSATELSALIMTLHKMQQLRLPLVLIGAGLPILTRLAGASKSYAERLFEFPSIGPLSAADAAKALRDPVGRSGVGFSDDAIDRIVRLTQGYPYFLQEWGYQSWNHAERTPISLDDVRRATATVIQRLDENFFKVRFDRLTPREKEYLRAMAHLGSGSQRSGDIAGALGAKMNSLGPTRANLINKGMIYSPAYGDMAFTVPLFGEFMRRAMPGFPGASQGS, encoded by the coding sequence ATGGATCAGATGAATAACCCGTTCTCTCCCGGCGCCGGCTCGCCGCCCCCGGAATTGGCCGGGCGCGATGATATCCTCGCGAAATCAAAGGTTCTTCTTGGCAGAGTCCGCCAAGGCCGTTCCGAAAAGAGCCTGCTGCTGGTCGGCTTGCGGGGGGTCGGAAAAACAGTTCTTCTTAACGAGATAGAGCGGATCACCCGTGCGACAGGGTATCGCGCCATCACTTTGGAAGCGCACGAGGATAAGTCCTTAGCCACGCTGTTGGCCCCCCATTTGAGGCGGGTTCTGTTCGAATTTGATCGGATGGAGGGATTGAGCAACAAGGTCAAGCGCGGGCTTGGCGTGCTCAAGAGTTTTATCAGCGGCATAAAAGTCAAAGTCGCGGAGTTGGAATTCGGGCTCGACATAGAACCCGAGCGCGGCGCGGCCGACAGCGGGGATCTGGAGACGGACCTTCCCAGCCTGTTCATGGCTGTCGCGGAGGCGGCCCAGGATCGCGGGACCGCGCTGGCTTTATTGATCGACGAGATCCAATACCTGTCGGCAACCGAATTAAGCGCCCTTATCATGACCCTTCATAAGATGCAGCAGCTGCGGCTGCCGCTGGTGCTGATCGGCGCCGGCCTTCCCATTTTGACAAGGCTGGCCGGAGCGTCCAAGTCTTATGCTGAGCGCCTTTTCGAGTTCCCCTCGATAGGCCCGCTATCCGCCGCCGACGCAGCCAAAGCCCTTCGGGATCCGGTCGGGCGCTCCGGGGTGGGGTTCTCCGATGACGCGATCGACAGGATCGTCCGATTGACTCAGGGGTATCCCTATTTTCTTCAGGAGTGGGGGTATCAGTCATGGAACCACGCTGAAAGGACGCCTATCTCTCTCGATGATGTCAGGCGGGCGACCGCGACGGTCATCCAGCGATTGGACGAGAATTTCTTCAAGGTGAGATTCGACCGGCTTACGCCTAGAGAGAAAGAGTATCTGCGCGCGATGGCGCATCTGGGCTCCGGCTCCCAGCGCTCTGGAGATATCGCCGGTGCTTTGGGCGCCAAGATGAACAGCCTGGGCCCGACGCGCGCGAACCTGATCAATAAGGGGATGATCTACAGCCCGGCTTACGGCGACATGGCGTTCACCGTGCCGCTTTTTGGTGAATTCATGCGCCGCGCCATGCCTGGATTCCCAGGAGCAAGTCAAGGAAGTTGA
- a CDS encoding HEAT repeat domain-containing protein, protein MKAFTMASLVLLALPARAQLDEGALDRDIIPELVRKLDTPDQDDALNDLVELGPYAKAAAPELLRRLSSSRDNRSTIVMALGIIGANPATTIPALVEVMKDTDPIVASNAFSALSMFGETSSSAVPEMVRMIETGRIYEWAQMEAVSRQGPFARAALPMYRRMIAADDDKSPRRGLSMVLAFSSSDVDAIQEGEREIQRGSVKRRCGLAAAFVHSTSKFTLATLAEITQMAGRQDYPCHELLQGRLPELYRRIAPPPGSHHRVKLRLSMEKTQFYAGEEIKVTPVLADEHDARIIGNGDFFEDHSWPWGALHLILTSKGVRVRHCGAVPGLWTFNVIYNGAPYLPPGGPRRIGRPGSFFIRAPGEYQLEIPETAVHLQYSSGPMVQIFSEPTRLVVLPPSPEFVTQTLRECQDAFAGGDAFEGEAAAERLANLPDPRALPLLVRELDMDRYSNVLKPVLHGLFEYPEPKAVAREIRRLIAEGAPKTPDGLEAFSEILACTDNGWPQMATWCADFPDSSVHQEPSESQIPLWAASINMLGETQRWKLLLKYYQKASK, encoded by the coding sequence ATGAAAGCATTCACGATGGCATCGCTGGTTTTGCTCGCGCTGCCAGCACGTGCCCAACTGGACGAAGGCGCCCTTGATCGCGATATCATTCCCGAGTTGGTCAGAAAGCTTGATACACCAGACCAGGATGACGCCCTGAATGATTTAGTTGAACTCGGGCCGTATGCCAAAGCGGCCGCTCCCGAATTACTCCGCAGGCTCTCTAGTTCTCGAGACAATCGTTCAACGATTGTCATGGCACTCGGCATAATTGGCGCAAATCCAGCCACAACCATTCCCGCTCTCGTTGAAGTAATGAAGGATACCGATCCCATTGTCGCGAGTAACGCATTCAGCGCACTTTCAATGTTTGGTGAAACATCGTCTTCGGCCGTTCCCGAGATGGTCCGAATGATCGAGACGGGACGGATTTATGAATGGGCGCAAATGGAAGCTGTTTCAAGGCAAGGTCCTTTCGCACGCGCCGCATTGCCAATGTACCGACGCATGATTGCTGCCGATGATGATAAATCTCCGCGGCGCGGCCTGAGCATGGTGTTGGCGTTTTCCTCTAGCGATGTGGATGCAATACAAGAGGGCGAAAGAGAAATCCAGCGTGGTTCGGTAAAGCGCCGCTGCGGCTTGGCCGCGGCCTTTGTACATTCAACTTCTAAATTCACCCTCGCCACTTTGGCCGAAATCACTCAAATGGCAGGACGGCAGGACTACCCCTGCCACGAACTGCTGCAAGGGCGGTTGCCAGAGTTGTATCGTCGGATCGCACCCCCGCCAGGATCGCATCACCGAGTCAAGCTGCGATTATCGATGGAGAAAACGCAGTTCTATGCTGGTGAAGAAATCAAGGTGACGCCGGTCTTGGCGGATGAGCACGACGCAAGAATTATTGGGAATGGAGATTTTTTTGAAGACCACAGTTGGCCTTGGGGGGCTTTACACCTGATTCTGACCTCAAAAGGTGTGCGGGTCAGGCATTGCGGCGCGGTCCCAGGCCTATGGACTTTCAACGTGATTTACAATGGCGCGCCTTATTTGCCTCCTGGCGGCCCCCGCAGGATAGGAAGGCCCGGCTCGTTCTTCATCCGCGCGCCTGGTGAATACCAATTGGAAATTCCGGAGACTGCGGTCCATTTACAATACTCCTCGGGACCCATGGTGCAAATATTTTCTGAACCGACCCGCCTCGTAGTCCTTCCACCTAGCCCGGAGTTTGTTACTCAAACACTTCGTGAGTGCCAAGATGCATTTGCTGGCGGCGACGCATTCGAGGGCGAGGCCGCGGCGGAACGTTTAGCGAATCTTCCTGATCCGCGTGCATTGCCTCTGCTGGTCCGGGAATTAGATATGGACAGATACAGCAATGTCCTGAAGCCAGTTCTTCACGGCCTTTTTGAATATCCGGAACCTAAAGCGGTGGCACGAGAGATCCGCCGGTTGATTGCCGAAGGCGCCCCTAAAACACCGGATGGTCTTGAGGCATTTTCTGAAATTCTCGCCTGTACAGACAACGGATGGCCACAAATGGCTACCTGGTGCGCTGATTTTCCAGATTCAAGCGTTCACCAGGAGCCGTCGGAATCCCAAATACCATTGTGGGCTGCCTCCATCAATATGCTGGGTGAGACACAACGCTGGAAGCTCTTGCTCAAGTATTATCAGAAAGCCTCAAAATGA
- a CDS encoding prolyl oligopeptidase family serine peptidase: MSILPVLFLFAAALPAHCLQYPAAPRSSIQDDYFGTIIADPFRGLEDPDSPETKQWLDAQKTLTAGTLAKLPGRKQLRQRLEELWEYEKYGVPSMAGGRYFYTVDTGKADFPVLYVKTPQEPRAKVLLDPNTFSKDGTVALTRFAPSQDGKLLAYGVTKSGSDWRQWRVVETDTGKVLPDLVSGIKWSSPSWSKDGKGFFYSRYPEAAMSGAAAAENEKVYYHRLGAKPEDDVLVFTPGDAKWMTLPRASDDGRYLVLHVYKSSDGKYAVKIMDLSGVSWGDPASIAKAAVVGIGDDFRSEFAYLDNIDTTFYFKTTYQAPKARIVAVDLRAPDLSKLREIVPEGADPIDDAGILGGKLLVSRVKDARTRVDLYDLNGKFLKALPLPGSGTVFGFPGQRADQETFFAFQNYVTPASIYRYDLAQDRSEVFQAPQVKFRPQDFVTQQVFYRSADGTFVPLSISHRRGITLDGRNPTWLYGYGCYGNVQTPNFGVSRIAWMERGGVFAVANIRGGGEYGDQWHQDGMAGKKQNSIDDFSAAAQWLIDNRYTSPRRLAVNGASCGGLLAGASLVQRPDLFGAAVVEVGILDLLRFHKFTGAYLWTDELGSSEKPGQFRYLRSLSPVHNVKAGLYPATLITTADHDTRVVPAHSFKFAAALQAAQKGEAPILLRVEKDAGHGEGMAKGKLLDLSADRLIFAWDAINRP; encoded by the coding sequence GTGAGCATCTTGCCTGTATTATTCCTCTTCGCAGCCGCCCTCCCGGCCCACTGCCTCCAATACCCCGCCGCTCCCAGATCCTCCATCCAGGACGATTACTTCGGCACCATCATCGCCGACCCCTTCCGCGGCCTTGAAGACCCCGACTCCCCTGAGACCAAGCAGTGGCTCGACGCCCAGAAGACCTTGACCGCCGGCACCCTCGCCAAGCTCCCCGGCCGCAAACAGCTCCGCCAGCGCCTCGAAGAGCTATGGGAATACGAGAAATACGGCGTGCCCAGCATGGCCGGCGGCCGCTACTTCTACACCGTGGACACCGGCAAGGCCGACTTCCCCGTGCTCTACGTCAAGACTCCCCAGGAGCCCCGCGCCAAAGTCCTCCTCGACCCCAATACATTTTCGAAGGACGGCACGGTGGCGCTCACGCGCTTTGCGCCCAGCCAGGACGGCAAGCTCCTCGCCTACGGCGTCACCAAATCCGGCTCGGATTGGCGGCAGTGGCGCGTGGTGGAGACGGACACCGGCAAGGTCCTGCCCGACCTCGTCAGCGGCATCAAGTGGAGCTCGCCCTCCTGGAGCAAGGACGGCAAAGGCTTCTTCTACAGCCGCTATCCCGAAGCCGCCATGTCCGGCGCGGCCGCGGCCGAGAACGAGAAGGTCTACTACCACCGCCTCGGCGCCAAGCCGGAGGACGACGTCCTCGTCTTCACCCCTGGCGACGCCAAGTGGATGACCCTCCCCCGCGCCTCGGACGACGGACGCTACCTCGTCCTGCACGTCTACAAGAGCTCGGACGGCAAGTACGCGGTCAAGATCATGGACCTCTCCGGAGTCTCCTGGGGCGACCCCGCGTCCATAGCGAAAGCCGCCGTAGTCGGGATCGGCGATGACTTCCGCTCGGAATTCGCCTACCTCGACAACATCGACACGACTTTCTATTTCAAGACCACCTACCAAGCCCCCAAAGCCCGCATCGTGGCCGTCGACCTCCGAGCGCCGGACCTGTCCAAGCTCCGGGAGATCGTGCCCGAAGGGGCCGACCCCATCGACGACGCCGGCATCCTCGGCGGCAAGCTCCTGGTCTCCCGGGTCAAGGACGCCCGCACGCGCGTCGACCTCTACGACCTCAACGGCAAGTTCCTCAAGGCCTTGCCTTTGCCCGGCTCGGGCACGGTGTTCGGCTTTCCGGGCCAGCGCGCTGACCAGGAGACCTTCTTCGCCTTCCAGAACTACGTCACCCCCGCCTCCATCTACCGCTACGACCTGGCCCAGGACCGCTCAGAAGTCTTCCAGGCGCCCCAGGTCAAGTTCCGACCCCAGGATTTCGTCACCCAGCAGGTGTTCTACCGCAGCGCCGACGGGACTTTCGTGCCCCTGTCCATCAGCCATCGCCGCGGCATAACCTTGGACGGCCGGAACCCGACCTGGCTCTACGGCTACGGCTGCTACGGCAATGTCCAGACGCCCAATTTCGGCGTCTCGCGCATCGCCTGGATGGAGCGCGGCGGCGTCTTCGCCGTGGCCAACATCCGCGGCGGCGGGGAGTACGGGGACCAGTGGCACCAAGACGGCATGGCCGGCAAGAAGCAGAACAGCATCGACGACTTCAGCGCGGCCGCGCAGTGGCTCATCGACAACCGCTACACCAGCCCGCGGCGCCTGGCCGTCAACGGAGCCTCCTGCGGGGGACTGCTGGCCGGAGCCAGCCTGGTCCAGCGGCCGGACTTGTTCGGCGCCGCGGTCGTGGAGGTGGGCATCCTGGACCTGCTGCGCTTCCACAAGTTCACCGGCGCCTACCTTTGGACCGACGAGCTGGGCTCCTCCGAGAAGCCTGGGCAGTTCCGGTACCTGCGCTCCTTGTCGCCCGTGCACAACGTCAAGGCCGGGCTTTATCCGGCGACGCTCATCACGACCGCGGACCATGACACGCGCGTGGTGCCCGCGCACAGCTTCAAGTTCGCGGCCGCCCTGCAGGCGGCGCAGAAAGGCGAGGCGCCCATCCTGCTGCGCGTGGAGAAAGACGCGGGGCACGGGGAGGGGATGGCCAAGGGCAAGCTGCTGGATCTCAGCGCCGACCGGCTCATCTTCGCCTGGGACGCGATAAACCGACCCTGA
- a CDS encoding IS1380 family transposase yields MEYQATSLLGSKEIGIEFTDKPVTAWGGLSLFVGLARQVGLEHALREALPFELTSPNATDPVEIALAFMAGVLAGSRRLAHVERLRWDECVRQMLGVKRFVSDTTLARFFRRFTAGTVTTVFEQLMVWQMKLVELNEDILDLDSTIMERYGKQEGAFLGYNPKKHRRPSHHPLLATLGSRPWIVHAWLRSGNTTSARGAEQFLAETLAMLPNASSIRYLRADSGFGYDPFLNCVEDKRLVYTVAARFTKGLRNLTSAVTNWRELDPDTAVSEVMFQAHGWTKARRVVLIRRRKKELDFVRGRELFDLPGYLFQAILTNRTDAPEEVWRFYRKHAEIETKIRELKWDYGIDGFAQKKFFATEAAFRMVCITFNLMTLLQEKIGQPGYQTLGTLRAQLLACGAVLGRDGKKTVLRLSLGGPWRVRFEQALSAFFPAIKANCASVVTS; encoded by the coding sequence ATGGAATACCAAGCTACATCATTACTGGGCAGCAAGGAAATAGGGATCGAGTTCACGGACAAGCCCGTGACCGCCTGGGGCGGCCTAAGCTTGTTCGTGGGCTTGGCCCGCCAAGTTGGCCTTGAGCATGCTTTACGCGAGGCGTTGCCGTTTGAGCTGACCTCACCCAACGCCACTGACCCGGTCGAGATCGCGTTGGCGTTCATGGCCGGTGTCCTGGCCGGATCGCGGCGCCTGGCACATGTCGAGCGTTTGCGGTGGGACGAATGCGTGCGGCAGATGCTGGGGGTCAAGCGCTTCGTATCCGACACAACGCTGGCGCGCTTTTTCCGGCGGTTCACGGCCGGGACCGTGACGACGGTTTTCGAGCAGCTCATGGTCTGGCAGATGAAGTTGGTCGAACTCAACGAGGACATCCTGGACCTCGATAGCACGATCATGGAGCGCTACGGCAAGCAGGAAGGAGCGTTCCTGGGCTATAACCCAAAGAAACATCGCAGACCCAGCCACCATCCGCTCTTGGCCACGCTGGGCAGCCGTCCATGGATCGTTCATGCCTGGCTGCGGTCGGGAAACACGACGAGCGCCAGGGGTGCTGAGCAGTTCTTGGCGGAGACCTTGGCGATGCTGCCGAACGCTTCTTCAATCCGCTATCTTCGCGCCGATTCGGGTTTCGGTTACGATCCGTTCTTGAACTGCGTGGAAGACAAGCGCCTGGTCTACACTGTGGCGGCGCGTTTCACCAAAGGGCTCAGGAACCTGACGTCGGCGGTCACGAACTGGCGGGAGCTTGACCCGGACACCGCGGTCAGCGAGGTCATGTTCCAGGCGCATGGCTGGACGAAAGCGCGGCGGGTCGTGCTGATCCGCAGGCGCAAGAAGGAGTTGGACTTCGTGCGCGGCCGGGAGCTCTTCGATCTTCCAGGCTACTTGTTCCAGGCGATCCTGACCAATCGGACAGACGCGCCGGAAGAGGTCTGGCGCTTCTACCGCAAGCATGCTGAGATCGAGACGAAAATTCGCGAGCTGAAGTGGGACTATGGCATCGATGGCTTCGCGCAGAAGAAGTTCTTTGCAACCGAGGCCGCGTTCCGGATGGTTTGCATCACGTTCAATCTGATGACGCTGCTTCAGGAGAAGATCGGGCAGCCGGGCTATCAGACGCTGGGGACCTTGCGCGCGCAGTTGCTGGCCTGTGGTGCGGTGCTCGGACGCGATGGGAAAAAGACAGTCCTGCGGCTGTCGTTGGGGGGGCCGTGGCGTGTGCGTTTTGAGCAGGCACTGAGCGCCTTCTTCCCGGCGATAAAAGCCAACTGCGCCTCAGTTGTGACCAGCTAG